One genomic segment of Paraburkholderia caffeinilytica includes these proteins:
- the purT gene encoding formate-dependent phosphoribosylglycinamide formyltransferase translates to MQIGQRIGTPLSESATRVMLLGAGELGKEVIIALQRLGVEVIAVDRYPNAPGHQVAHRAHVIDMTDRAALRALVEQERPHLIVPEIEAIATDALAAIESDGLAEVIPTARATQLTMNREGIRRLAAEELGLPTSPYAFADSLEELRAGIAKVGYPCVVKPVMSSSGKGQSVLKSDADVDTAWQYAMAGGRVNHGRVIVEGFIDFEYEITQLTVRAIDPASGEVSTYFCDPIGHVQVAGDYVESWQPQPMSPLALERSREVAHKVTAALGGRGLFGVELFVRGDDVWFSEVSPRPHDTGLVTLCSQRFSEFELHARAILGLPVDTSLRAPGASAVIYGGLDEEAIAFEGVAAALAVPNADLRLFGKPESFVKRRMGVALATGETTGEARSRAKQAAAAVRPVSTK, encoded by the coding sequence ATGCAGATCGGCCAACGGATCGGCACGCCCCTTTCTGAATCCGCCACGCGCGTCATGCTGCTCGGCGCCGGCGAGCTCGGCAAGGAAGTGATCATCGCGCTGCAACGGCTGGGCGTCGAAGTGATCGCCGTTGACCGTTATCCGAACGCGCCGGGTCATCAGGTCGCCCATCGCGCGCACGTGATCGACATGACCGACCGCGCCGCCTTGCGCGCGCTGGTCGAACAGGAACGCCCGCACCTGATCGTTCCCGAGATCGAAGCCATCGCGACCGACGCACTTGCCGCCATCGAAAGCGACGGCCTCGCCGAAGTGATCCCGACCGCGCGCGCCACGCAACTCACCATGAACCGCGAAGGCATCCGCCGCCTGGCCGCTGAAGAACTCGGTCTGCCGACCTCGCCGTACGCGTTCGCCGATTCTCTCGAGGAACTGCGCGCGGGCATTGCCAAGGTCGGCTACCCGTGCGTGGTGAAGCCGGTGATGTCGTCGTCGGGCAAGGGGCAGTCGGTGCTGAAGAGCGACGCGGACGTCGACACCGCCTGGCAATACGCGATGGCGGGTGGCCGCGTGAATCACGGCCGGGTGATTGTCGAAGGGTTTATCGACTTCGAATACGAAATCACGCAACTGACCGTGCGCGCGATCGATCCGGCGAGCGGCGAAGTCAGCACGTATTTCTGCGACCCGATCGGGCACGTGCAGGTGGCGGGCGACTACGTCGAATCGTGGCAGCCGCAGCCGATGAGCCCGCTCGCGCTGGAGCGCTCGCGTGAAGTGGCGCACAAGGTGACGGCGGCATTGGGCGGCAGGGGCCTCTTTGGCGTGGAACTTTTCGTGCGCGGCGATGACGTATGGTTCTCGGAAGTGAGTCCGCGTCCGCACGATACGGGTCTGGTCACGCTGTGCTCGCAGCGCTTTTCGGAGTTCGAATTGCACGCGCGCGCGATTCTCGGTTTGCCGGTGGATACGTCGCTGCGGGCGCCGGGTGCGTCGGCGGTGATTTACGGTGGGCTGGACGAAGAGGCGATCGCTTTCGAAGGTGTCGCGGCGGCGTTGGCGGTGCCGAATGCGGATCTGCGGCTCTTCGGCAAGCCGGAGAGTTTCGTCAAGCGCCGCATGGGCGTGGCGCTGGCCACCGGCGAGACCACCGGGGAGGCGCGCTCGCGTGCTAAGCAGGCCGCGGCGGCGGTGCGGCCGGTTTCCACGAAGTAG
- a CDS encoding DUF6726 family protein, whose protein sequence is MTLAFRKNTRFGRLGSFGALGVLLVLCAGLTGCGLAAAPCRVASAGLKIVPLVGHVAAAPTDACADVIDP, encoded by the coding sequence ATGACCCTGGCGTTCCGCAAGAACACGCGGTTTGGAAGACTGGGCTCCTTCGGAGCACTTGGCGTGCTGCTTGTGCTCTGTGCCGGCCTGACGGGGTGCGGCCTCGCCGCTGCGCCGTGCCGGGTCGCGTCGGCTGGGTTGAAGATCGTGCCGCTGGTCGGGCATGTGGCCGCAGCGCCGACCGACGCCTGCGCCGACGTGATCGATCCGTGA
- a CDS encoding MliC family protein produces MKNWLVALTAAAGLAALAGNAWAAPLNLAEIQARNRQTHKYTCATGKILQVTYWNTANGQSFALVPVKGRQLLFVNTISASGAKYQAGSYTWWTKGPRADLYDATDGENAPPMLSDCVTINR; encoded by the coding sequence ATGAAGAATTGGCTTGTTGCACTCACTGCGGCGGCGGGTCTTGCGGCGCTGGCCGGCAATGCGTGGGCCGCGCCGTTGAACCTCGCCGAGATTCAGGCCAGGAATCGTCAGACGCACAAATATACCTGCGCGACCGGCAAGATTCTGCAAGTGACCTACTGGAACACGGCGAACGGTCAGAGCTTTGCACTCGTGCCTGTCAAGGGCCGGCAACTGCTGTTCGTCAACACGATCTCGGCTTCCGGCGCGAAGTATCAGGCCGGTAGCTACACCTGGTGGACCAAGGGCCCGCGCGCCGACCTGTACGACGCGACGGATGGCGAAAACGCCCCGCCGATGCTGTCCGACTGCGTCACCATCAATCGCTGA
- a CDS encoding acetolactate synthase large subunit, translated as MKASDLFVKSLEAEGVEYVFGIPGEENLDLLESLRRSKIRLILTRHEQAAGFMAATYGRLTGRTGVCLATLGPGATNFVTAAAYAQLGGMPMLMVTGQKPIKSSKQGHFQIVDVVRMMEPLTKYTRQIVSIANIPAAVREAVRQAEEERPGATHLELPEDVAHEEGDGHPIPKSFSRRPVAEEKAVARAVEAITKAKHPLLMIGAGGNRKTTTKMLREFVDQIGIPFFTTQMGKGVIDESHPMWLGNATLSDGDFVHRAIDHADCIINVGHDVIEKPPFFMRSGDAGEKTVIHVNFLGAEVDTVYFPQIEVVGDIANAVWQLKESLKARQEHWDFTRFKEIKEHFEAHLVKGQHDDRFPMYPVRIVNDVYETTPADGIVCLDNGMYKIWFARYYRAHEPNSLLLDNALASMGAGLPSAIATKIVHPDRKVMAVCGDGGFMMNSQELETAVRLKLDLVILILRDDAFGMIRWKQENMNFPDYGMTLRNPDFVAYAESYGAKGHRIESAAEFAPLLRECFATPGVHVIDLPIDYSDNERVLNREIKRLSAQL; from the coding sequence ATGAAAGCATCGGACCTGTTCGTCAAATCGCTGGAAGCCGAAGGTGTCGAGTACGTGTTCGGCATTCCCGGTGAAGAAAATCTCGATCTGCTCGAATCGCTGCGCCGCTCGAAAATTCGCCTGATTCTCACGCGTCACGAGCAGGCGGCCGGTTTCATGGCCGCCACGTACGGACGCCTCACCGGACGCACCGGCGTGTGCCTGGCGACCCTCGGACCCGGCGCGACCAACTTCGTGACCGCCGCCGCCTACGCGCAATTGGGCGGCATGCCGATGTTGATGGTGACCGGGCAAAAGCCGATCAAGTCGAGCAAGCAGGGGCATTTTCAGATCGTCGACGTGGTGCGGATGATGGAGCCGCTCACCAAATACACGCGGCAGATCGTCTCGATCGCCAACATTCCGGCCGCGGTGCGCGAAGCGGTCCGTCAGGCCGAGGAAGAGCGGCCCGGCGCCACGCACCTCGAATTGCCTGAAGACGTCGCGCACGAAGAGGGCGACGGCCACCCGATTCCGAAAAGCTTCAGCCGCCGCCCCGTTGCCGAGGAAAAAGCCGTGGCGCGTGCGGTCGAGGCGATCACCAAAGCGAAGCATCCCTTGCTGATGATCGGCGCGGGCGGCAATCGCAAGACCACTACCAAGATGTTGCGCGAATTCGTCGACCAGATCGGCATTCCGTTCTTTACGACGCAGATGGGCAAGGGGGTGATCGACGAATCGCACCCGATGTGGCTAGGCAACGCCACCTTGTCCGACGGCGACTTCGTGCACCGTGCGATCGACCACGCGGATTGCATCATCAACGTGGGCCACGACGTGATCGAGAAGCCGCCGTTTTTCATGCGCAGCGGCGACGCCGGCGAGAAGACGGTGATTCACGTCAATTTTCTCGGCGCGGAAGTCGACACGGTGTATTTCCCGCAGATCGAAGTGGTCGGCGACATCGCCAACGCGGTGTGGCAACTCAAGGAAAGTCTCAAGGCGCGGCAGGAGCACTGGGATTTCACGCGTTTCAAGGAGATCAAGGAGCACTTCGAGGCGCATCTGGTCAAAGGCCAGCATGACGACCGTTTTCCGATGTACCCGGTGCGGATCGTCAACGACGTCTACGAGACCACGCCGGCGGACGGCATCGTGTGTCTGGACAACGGCATGTACAAGATCTGGTTCGCGCGCTATTACCGCGCGCACGAACCGAATTCGCTGCTGCTCGATAACGCGTTGGCGTCGATGGGCGCCGGGTTGCCGTCGGCGATCGCGACCAAGATCGTGCACCCGGACCGGAAGGTCATGGCGGTGTGCGGCGACGGCGGCTTCATGATGAATTCGCAGGAACTGGAAACGGCCGTGCGTCTCAAGCTCGATCTGGTGATCCTGATTTTGCGCGACGACGCGTTCGGCATGATCCGCTGGAAGCAGGAAAACATGAACTTCCCTGACTACGGCATGACGCTGCGCAACCCGGATTTCGTCGCGTATGCGGAGAGCTACGGCGCGAAGGGGCATCGCATTGAATCGGCCGCGGAATTCGCGCCGCTGCTGCGCGAATGTTTCGCGACGCCGGGTGTGCATGTGATCGACCTGCCGATCGACTACTCGGACAACGAGCGCGTGCTGAATCGCGAGATCAAGCGGCTCTCCGCGCAATTATGA
- a CDS encoding aldehyde dehydrogenase family protein: MLNKTYPYYLANVAVAANTDLEVTDKFSGEVATRVAMADAAAIDKAIGYAVDAMPALRAFPPFKRQAVLEHCVKRFRERYDELALALCIEAGKPINDSKGEVTRLIDTFKVAAEESVRIDGEIINLEISPRAKGYHGYVKRVPIGPCSFISPFNFPLNLTAHKVAPAIAAGVPFVLKPASRTPVGALIMGEILAETDLPKGAFSILPAHRDGADLFTTDERFKLLSFTGSPAVGWDLKKKAGKKKVILELGGNAAAIVDGDQGGKLDYVVERLAFGAFYQSGQSCIGVQRILVHATLYDALREKLIARTKSLVMGDPKDEKTFVGPMISESESRRLAGWMDSAVQAGAKIVAGGKVEGAMFEATLLEGVKRDTDLYRKEAFGPVAILERFDDFDAALATVNDSDFGLQAGVFTDSLAHAHRAWDVLDVGGVVINDVPSFRVDNMPYGGVKDSGLGREGIRYAIEDMTEMRLMVMRETW; this comes from the coding sequence ATGTTGAACAAGACTTACCCGTACTACCTCGCCAACGTCGCGGTTGCTGCGAACACCGATCTCGAAGTCACGGATAAATTCAGCGGCGAAGTGGCGACCCGCGTGGCGATGGCGGACGCAGCGGCGATCGACAAAGCGATCGGCTATGCCGTCGATGCCATGCCGGCCTTGCGCGCGTTTCCGCCGTTCAAGCGCCAGGCCGTGCTCGAGCACTGCGTGAAGCGATTTCGCGAGCGTTACGACGAATTGGCGCTCGCGCTGTGCATCGAAGCCGGCAAGCCGATCAACGATTCGAAAGGCGAGGTCACGCGTCTGATCGACACCTTCAAGGTGGCGGCGGAAGAGTCGGTGCGCATCGACGGTGAGATCATCAATCTCGAGATTTCGCCGCGGGCGAAGGGCTATCACGGCTATGTGAAGCGTGTGCCGATCGGTCCGTGCTCGTTTATTTCGCCGTTCAATTTTCCGCTGAACCTGACCGCGCACAAGGTCGCGCCGGCGATCGCCGCGGGTGTGCCGTTCGTGTTGAAACCGGCGAGCCGCACGCCGGTCGGTGCGCTCATCATGGGCGAGATTCTGGCGGAAACCGACTTGCCGAAAGGCGCATTCTCGATTCTTCCCGCGCATCGCGACGGCGCCGACCTGTTCACCACCGACGAACGTTTCAAGCTGCTTTCCTTCACCGGCTCGCCCGCGGTGGGCTGGGACCTGAAGAAAAAGGCCGGCAAGAAGAAGGTGATTCTGGAGCTGGGCGGCAATGCGGCGGCGATCGTCGACGGCGATCAGGGCGGCAAGCTCGACTACGTGGTCGAGCGGCTGGCGTTCGGCGCGTTCTATCAGTCGGGGCAGAGTTGCATCGGCGTGCAGCGGATTCTGGTGCATGCAACGCTCTACGACGCGTTGCGCGAGAAGTTGATCGCCAGGACGAAGTCGCTCGTGATGGGCGATCCGAAGGACGAAAAGACCTTTGTCGGGCCGATGATCTCCGAATCGGAGTCGAGGCGTCTCGCCGGCTGGATGGACAGCGCGGTGCAGGCGGGCGCGAAGATCGTCGCGGGCGGCAAGGTCGAGGGCGCGATGTTCGAGGCCACGCTGCTCGAAGGCGTGAAGCGCGACACCGATCTGTATCGCAAGGAAGCCTTCGGCCCGGTGGCGATTCTGGAGCGTTTCGACGACTTCGACGCCGCGCTGGCCACCGTCAACGACAGCGACTTCGGCCTGCAAGCCGGTGTGTTCACCGATTCGCTCGCCCATGCGCACCGCGCGTGGGATGTGCTCGACGTGGGCGGCGTGGTGATCAACGACGTGCCGTCGTTCCGGGTCGACAACATGCCGTATGGCGGCGTGAAGGATTCCGGACTCGGCCGCGAGGGCATACGCTACGCGATCGAGGATATGACCGAGATGCGCTTGATGGTGATGCGCGAGACATGGTGA
- a CDS encoding DEAD/DEAH box helicase, whose amino-acid sequence MSDTAVTPSTATFDQFGLAPDILKAVKESGYTTPTPIQAQAIPVVLAGRDMMGAAQTGTGKTASFSLPIIQRLLPQASTSASPARHPVRALILTPTRELADQVAANVQSYAKHTALRSAVVFGGVDMNPQSEQLRRGVEILIATPGRLLDHVQQKTANLGQVQILVLDEADRMLDMGFLPDLQRILNLLPKERQTLLFSATFSGEIKKLAATYLRNPQTIEVARSNSTATNVTQIVYEVAEGDKTGAVVKLIRDRSLKQVIVFCNSKIGASRLARSLERDGVVATAIHGDRTQNERMQALDAFKRGEIEALVATDVAARGLDIAELPAVINFDLPFNAEDYVHRIGRTGRAGASGDALSLCSPNERKQLAEIEKLIKRPLDVQHLTVDTPVRHHHEDRPPRRERVDGRAEGRDERGGRRRSGASSSGSFDRPHHHRAQPVDDFFLKPYEPSAASVRKVEEAAASSATAPQKPASKQPLAALLGGFGMPRKSPSST is encoded by the coding sequence ATGTCCGACACAGCCGTCACGCCCAGTACTGCGACTTTTGATCAATTCGGTCTCGCACCCGACATCCTGAAAGCCGTCAAAGAATCGGGCTACACCACCCCTACGCCGATCCAGGCGCAGGCGATTCCGGTCGTGCTGGCCGGCCGCGACATGATGGGCGCCGCGCAAACGGGCACCGGCAAGACCGCGAGCTTCTCGCTGCCGATCATCCAGCGCCTGCTGCCGCAAGCCAGCACGAGCGCATCGCCCGCCCGCCATCCGGTGCGCGCGCTGATCCTTACGCCGACTCGCGAACTGGCCGACCAGGTGGCGGCGAACGTGCAGTCGTATGCGAAGCACACGGCGCTGCGCAGCGCCGTGGTGTTCGGCGGTGTCGACATGAATCCGCAGTCCGAGCAGCTGCGCCGCGGCGTCGAAATTCTGATCGCCACGCCGGGCCGTCTGCTCGATCACGTGCAGCAGAAGACCGCCAATCTCGGCCAGGTGCAGATCCTCGTGCTCGACGAAGCCGACCGGATGCTCGACATGGGCTTCCTGCCGGATTTGCAGCGCATCCTGAACCTGCTGCCGAAGGAGCGTCAGACGCTGCTGTTTTCGGCCACGTTCTCGGGCGAAATCAAGAAGCTGGCCGCCACGTACCTGCGCAACCCGCAGACGATCGAAGTTGCGCGCAGCAATTCGACGGCGACCAACGTGACGCAGATCGTTTATGAAGTTGCCGAGGGCGACAAGACGGGTGCGGTCGTCAAACTGATTCGCGATCGCAGCCTCAAGCAGGTGATCGTGTTCTGCAACAGCAAGATTGGTGCGAGCCGTCTCGCGCGGAGTCTCGAGCGCGACGGCGTGGTCGCCACGGCGATTCACGGCGACCGGACGCAGAATGAACGGATGCAGGCGCTGGATGCATTCAAGCGAGGCGAAATCGAGGCGTTGGTGGCGACCGACGTTGCTGCGCGCGGTCTGGATATTGCCGAGCTGCCCGCCGTGATCAACTTCGATCTGCCGTTCAATGCGGAAGATTATGTGCACCGGATTGGCCGCACCGGGCGTGCCGGCGCGTCGGGCGACGCGTTGTCGCTGTGCAGCCCGAACGAGCGCAAGCAGCTTGCCGAGATCGAGAAGCTGATCAAGCGGCCTCTGGATGTGCAACACCTGACTGTGGATACGCCGGTGCGGCACCATCATGAAGATCGTCCGCCGCGGCGTGAGCGCGTGGATGGCCGTGCAGAGGGCCGTGACGAGCGGGGCGGTCGCCGGCGTTCGGGGGCTTCTTCGTCGGGTTCGTTCGATCGGCCGCATCATCATCGCGCGCAGCCTGTGGATGATTTTTTCCTTAAGCCTTACGAGCCCTCGGCGGCTTCTGTGAGGAAGGTTGAGGAGGCGGCGGCCTCGTCGGCCACTGCGCCGCAGAAGCCGGCTTCCAAGCAGCCGTTGGCTGCGCTGCTGGGTGGGTTCGGGATGCCCAGGAAGTCGCCGTCGTCTACCTGA
- the gluQRS gene encoding tRNA glutamyl-Q(34) synthetase GluQRS has translation MTYRGRFAPSPTGPLHFGSLVSALASWLDARTHGGAWLVRIEDIDGPRTVPGAAEEILSTLTCFGMHADEPPVWQSHRMARYQEALEQLKAAGLVYPCGCTRKEIADSLLNAHARNTTLAYPGTCRNGLHGKPARAWRLRVPDGDAAVITFEDRWQGTQTQNLATEVGDFVLRRADDQWAYQLAVVVDDADAGITHIVRGADLMDSTARQIYLQRCLGVPTPDYLHVPVVMNEQGEKLSKQNGATALDHDKPIEALSAAARHLGLGLGRTAPTTLESFYAAATAAWAQRTGVRV, from the coding sequence ATGACCTATCGTGGACGCTTCGCGCCGTCGCCTACGGGGCCCTTGCATTTCGGCTCGCTGGTGAGCGCGCTCGCAAGCTGGCTCGACGCGCGAACGCACGGCGGCGCTTGGCTGGTGCGCATCGAAGACATCGACGGACCTCGCACCGTGCCTGGCGCGGCCGAGGAGATTCTGTCGACCCTCACGTGTTTCGGCATGCATGCCGACGAGCCGCCCGTCTGGCAAAGCCATCGCATGGCGCGCTATCAGGAAGCACTGGAGCAACTGAAGGCGGCCGGCCTGGTCTATCCATGCGGCTGTACGCGCAAGGAGATCGCGGATTCGTTGTTGAATGCGCACGCGCGCAACACCACGCTCGCCTACCCCGGCACCTGCCGCAACGGCCTGCACGGCAAACCGGCGCGTGCATGGCGCCTGCGCGTACCCGACGGCGACGCTGCGGTGATCACTTTCGAAGACCGCTGGCAGGGCACGCAGACGCAGAACCTGGCCACCGAGGTCGGTGACTTCGTCCTGAGGCGCGCCGACGATCAGTGGGCGTATCAACTGGCGGTGGTGGTCGACGATGCGGACGCGGGGATCACGCACATCGTGCGCGGCGCGGACTTGATGGACTCAACGGCGCGGCAGATCTACCTGCAGCGTTGCCTGGGCGTGCCGACGCCGGACTATCTGCACGTGCCGGTGGTCATGAACGAACAAGGCGAAAAACTCAGCAAGCAGAACGGCGCAACCGCGCTCGACCATGACAAACCGATTGAAGCGCTAAGCGCGGCTGCTCGTCATCTGGGTCTTGGATTAGGCAGGACTGCGCCTACTACGCTGGAGAGCTTTTATGCTGCTGCGACGGCAGCATGGGCGCAGCGCACGGGCGTGCGAGTGTGA
- a CDS encoding sulfurtransferase, translated as MSIVNLAAYHFATIEDTAAWRPFVTERCNALGLRGTVLLAPEGINLFVAGTREATNAFIDYIRHDALFEGKFVNLQFKESLSDKQPFTRMLVKLKREIITMKKPAIRPELGRAPFVDAPTLKNWLDRGHDDEGRPVVMLDTRNAFEVDVGTFDDALDYRITKFSEFPEVIEQNRADLEGKTVVSFCTGGIRCEKAAIHMKEVGIENVYQLEGGILKYFEEVGGAHYHGDCFVFDYRTALNPQLEPTATAQCFGCRAVVTPEAQQSPMYVAGKTCPECHPDSKAARAA; from the coding sequence ATGAGTATCGTCAATCTCGCCGCGTATCATTTCGCGACCATCGAAGACACCGCCGCATGGCGCCCGTTCGTTACCGAGCGCTGCAATGCGCTCGGCTTGCGCGGCACTGTCCTGCTGGCGCCGGAAGGCATCAACCTGTTCGTCGCGGGTACGCGCGAAGCCACGAACGCCTTCATCGACTACATCCGTCACGACGCGCTGTTCGAAGGCAAGTTCGTCAATCTGCAGTTCAAGGAAAGCCTGTCGGACAAGCAGCCGTTCACCCGCATGCTGGTCAAGCTCAAGCGCGAAATCATCACGATGAAAAAGCCGGCCATCCGGCCGGAGCTTGGCCGCGCGCCGTTCGTCGACGCTCCCACGCTGAAAAACTGGCTCGACCGCGGCCATGACGACGAAGGCCGCCCCGTTGTGATGCTGGACACACGCAACGCGTTCGAAGTAGACGTCGGCACGTTCGACGACGCGCTCGATTACCGCATTACGAAATTCAGCGAATTTCCTGAAGTCATCGAACAAAACCGCGCCGACCTCGAAGGCAAGACAGTCGTGTCGTTCTGCACGGGCGGGATTCGCTGCGAGAAAGCTGCGATCCACATGAAGGAAGTCGGCATCGAGAACGTGTATCAGCTCGAAGGCGGCATCCTGAAGTACTTCGAGGAAGTGGGCGGCGCGCACTACCACGGCGACTGCTTCGTGTTCGACTACCGCACCGCGCTCAATCCGCAACTGGAGCCGACCGCGACCGCGCAATGCTTCGGCTGCCGCGCGGTGGTAACGCCCGAGGCGCAACAATCGCCGATGTACGTGGCGGGCAAGACGTGTCCGGAATGTCATCCGGACAGCAAGGCGGCGCGCGCCGCGTGA